In Cetobacterium somerae ATCC BAA-474, a genomic segment contains:
- the asrA gene encoding anaerobic sulfite reductase subunit AsrA, translating to MKKLLTNDEFNRALLSLSKEYDIYAPVTLPFKGTFSDTDLVKYEKITKLEEINLKDKSYYSAKEILLPIRQTIFYFNENEFKKPEGRTKKALVLLRSCDLHAIERVDNIYLNNKFADEYYADAKKMVKFAVIGCPGKGWESCFCASMGTNTTENYNLGLTFKDGAVYTHIKDEELNEFFNDGKEEEFQMEFVTENVEKVTVPENIKLEDIINDEMWRDYDRCIKCGRCNFVCPTCTCFTTQDIFNRDNSKTGERRRVWASCHVDGFSTMAGGHEFRQKSGDRMRFKVMHKISDYKKRFGTHMCIGCGRCDDACPEYISYINCINKLSKKLGDNNE from the coding sequence ATGAAAAAATTATTAACAAATGATGAATTTAATAGAGCATTATTAAGTTTATCAAAAGAGTATGATATCTATGCTCCAGTTACACTTCCTTTTAAAGGAACGTTCTCTGATACTGATTTAGTTAAATATGAGAAGATAACTAAATTAGAAGAGATCAATCTAAAAGATAAAAGTTACTATTCAGCTAAAGAGATTCTACTACCTATAAGACAAACAATATTTTACTTTAATGAAAATGAGTTTAAAAAACCAGAGGGAAGAACAAAAAAAGCTTTAGTTTTACTAAGAAGTTGCGACCTTCATGCTATTGAAAGAGTAGATAATATATATTTAAATAACAAATTTGCAGATGAATATTATGCAGATGCAAAAAAAATGGTTAAATTTGCAGTTATTGGCTGCCCAGGAAAAGGATGGGAGAGCTGCTTCTGCGCTTCAATGGGAACAAATACAACAGAGAATTATAACTTAGGTCTTACATTTAAAGATGGTGCAGTTTATACTCATATAAAAGATGAAGAGTTAAACGAGTTCTTTAATGATGGGAAAGAAGAAGAGTTTCAAATGGAGTTTGTAACAGAAAATGTTGAAAAAGTTACAGTTCCTGAAAATATAAAGTTAGAAGATATTATAAATGATGAGATGTGGAGAGATTACGATAGATGTATTAAGTGTGGAAGATGTAATTTTGTTTGTCCTACTTGTACTTGTTTTACAACTCAAGATATCTTTAATAGAGATAACTCTAAAACTGGAGAGAGAAGAAGAGTTTGGGCTTCTTGCCATGTAGATGGATTTTCAACTATGGCTGGTGGACATGAATTTAGACAAAAATCTGGAGATAGAATGAGATTTAAAGTTATGCATAAAATCTCTGACTATAAAAAAAGATTTGGAACACATATGTGTATTGGATGTGGAAGATGTGATGATGCTTGTCCTGAGTACATCTCTTATATAAACTGTATAAATAAACTATCGAAAAAGTTAGGTGATAATAATGAGTAA
- a CDS encoding DUF1456 family protein, giving the protein MTNNDVLRRVRYALRINDKAMMEVFKLGGMNISLEELTALLSKPEDENFKTCNNKTLDVFLSGLITYKRGPQKNAPEKTEEVPNNKNINNYILRKLKIALAFRSEDMIDAFKTGGINMSESELSAIFRRPDHKNYREAGDKYVRVFIKGITELFRGEK; this is encoded by the coding sequence ATGACAAATAATGACGTTCTAAGAAGAGTTAGATATGCTTTAAGAATAAATGATAAAGCTATGATGGAAGTTTTCAAATTAGGAGGAATGAATATCTCTTTAGAAGAGTTAACAGCTCTTTTAAGTAAGCCTGAAGATGAAAACTTTAAAACTTGTAATAATAAAACTTTAGATGTATTTTTAAGTGGACTTATAACTTATAAAAGAGGACCACAAAAAAATGCTCCAGAAAAAACAGAGGAAGTACCAAATAATAAAAATATAAATAACTACATCCTAAGAAAGTTAAAGATTGCTTTAGCTTTTAGAAGTGAAGATATGATAGATGCATTTAAGACAGGTGGAATTAATATGTCTGAATCAGAATTAAGTGCAATCTTCAGAAGACCAGACCATAAAAATTACAGAGAAGCTGGAGATAAATATGTTAGAGTATTTATTAAGGGAATCACTGAACTTTTCAGAGGGGAAAAATAA
- a CDS encoding Crp/Fnr family transcriptional regulator, with product MNQDYLSSSLSKECLDNLLRVSQCQEFKQGETLFLEHSFCESIYFIISGNVTVYKDNSDGKRKIIYLLGKDSFLNDTMVYDESQKTSVSCDAFTDVKVMIIPIKELKRLILKYPDLAILMIKSLSKKTKRLYRQLKNTTTISMDKRIAAKLWKLAKDFGYEYKEFHGFTVKVNNTYLADMLGTNRETVSRGIKKLKELGLVKVENGQIFILKTEIRDFYRR from the coding sequence ATGAATCAAGATTACTTAAGTAGTTCCCTTTCAAAGGAGTGCTTAGATAATTTATTAAGAGTTTCTCAATGCCAAGAGTTTAAGCAGGGAGAAACTCTTTTTTTAGAGCACTCATTTTGTGAGAGTATATATTTCATAATTAGTGGAAATGTTACAGTATATAAAGATAATTCAGATGGAAAAAGAAAAATAATCTATTTGCTGGGAAAAGATTCATTTTTAAATGATACTATGGTATATGATGAATCACAAAAAACAAGTGTTAGTTGTGATGCTTTTACTGATGTTAAAGTGATGATTATTCCAATAAAAGAGCTTAAAAGATTAATTTTAAAATATCCAGATTTAGCTATCTTAATGATAAAATCTCTTTCAAAAAAGACAAAACGTTTATATCGACAATTAAAAAATACAACAACTATATCTATGGATAAAAGAATTGCTGCAAAACTATGGAAATTAGCAAAAGATTTTGGATATGAATACAAGGAATTTCATGGTTTTACAGTAAAAGTAAATAACACCTATTTGGCAGATATGTTAGGAACTAATAGAGAAACTGTTTCAAGAGGTATAAAAAAACTTAAAGAGCTAGGTCTTGTTAAAGTTGAGAATGGACAAATCTTTATTTTAAAAACAGAAATTAGAGATTTTTATAGACGTTAA
- the deoC gene encoding deoxyribose-phosphate aldolase, with protein sequence MNLSKYIDHTVLKATTEPKDIIKLCAEAKEHKFFSVCVNGCYVELAAKELTGTDVKVCAVIGFPLGAMSTKSKVFEAKTCIEDGASEIDMVINIGMLKAGETEYVKNEIAAIKEAIGTNVLKVIIENCYLTDEEKKIATQLCLDAKADFVKTSTGFGTGGATFEDIMLMKEIVGDKAELKAAGGVRDLATAEKYISLGVTRLGTSSGVELVTTGTADPNKY encoded by the coding sequence ATGAATTTAAGTAAATATATTGATCACACAGTATTAAAAGCTACAACAGAACCAAAGGATATTATAAAATTATGTGCGGAAGCTAAAGAACATAAATTCTTTTCAGTTTGTGTAAATGGATGTTATGTTGAATTAGCAGCAAAAGAACTTACAGGAACAGATGTTAAAGTTTGTGCTGTAATTGGTTTCCCTTTAGGAGCTATGTCAACAAAGTCAAAAGTTTTTGAAGCAAAAACTTGTATAGAAGATGGTGCATCTGAAATTGATATGGTTATCAATATTGGAATGTTAAAAGCTGGTGAGACAGAGTATGTTAAAAATGAAATAGCAGCTATTAAAGAAGCTATTGGAACAAATGTATTGAAAGTTATAATAGAGAATTGTTATTTAACTGATGAGGAGAAAAAAATAGCGACTCAGTTATGTTTAGATGCAAAGGCTGATTTTGTAAAAACATCAACAGGTTTTGGAACAGGTGGAGCTACTTTTGAAGATATAATGTTAATGAAAGAGATTGTTGGAGATAAAGCTGAATTAAAAGCTGCAGGTGGAGTAAGAGATTTAGCAACTGCAGAGAAATATATATCTTTAGGTGTAACAAGATTAGGAACAAGTTCAGGTGTTGAATTAGTGACAACTGGAACTGCTGACCCAAATAAATACTAA
- a CDS encoding thymidine phosphorylase has protein sequence MRAVDIIQKKRDNIELTSEEMSFLLGEYLQNRVPDYQMSSFLMAVYFNGMTKDELKVFTELMMNSGEVIKFDGIEKFLIDKHSTGGVGDKTTIALAGLFAAFNIGTAKLSGRGLGHTGGTIDKFEAIPGFVFPETRDELVKMVNKVGTGIMGYSDTIVPLDKKLYSLRDVTATVSSIPLIASSIMSKKLAVYADGIILDVKVGSGAFMKNLKTAEELAKTMIDIGDSFDRKVVTLLTDMDQPLGYAVGNANEIIEAIETLKGRGPKDFTELVETIVATALQIKGDVKSLEEGKEKVAEVISNGAAIQHLKDFIEAAGGNPKLVDDYTLLPKFKSEYEFKAKKSGWISKIEAEEIGKAAMVLGAGRATKDDIIDHSVGVLLTKKVGDYVEAGEVLAFVQHNDKNLESSIRFLEGAYTIVDEKVEKNKVILEILSNIGL, from the coding sequence ATGAGAGCGGTAGATATTATTCAAAAAAAGAGAGACAATATTGAGTTAACATCTGAAGAGATGAGCTTCTTACTAGGAGAGTATTTACAAAATAGAGTTCCTGATTATCAAATGTCTTCATTTCTAATGGCAGTTTATTTTAATGGAATGACAAAGGATGAGCTAAAAGTATTTACAGAACTTATGATGAATAGTGGAGAAGTTATAAAGTTTGATGGAATAGAAAAGTTCTTAATTGATAAACATTCAACAGGTGGAGTAGGAGATAAAACTACTATTGCTTTAGCAGGATTATTTGCAGCCTTTAATATAGGAACTGCAAAACTTTCTGGAAGAGGTTTGGGACACACTGGAGGAACAATAGATAAATTTGAGGCTATTCCTGGATTTGTTTTCCCAGAAACAAGAGATGAATTGGTAAAAATGGTAAATAAAGTTGGAACAGGTATTATGGGATATTCGGATACAATAGTTCCTTTAGATAAAAAATTATATTCTCTTAGAGATGTAACTGCAACAGTATCAAGCATACCTTTAATAGCAAGTTCTATTATGAGTAAAAAGCTAGCAGTTTATGCTGATGGAATTATTTTAGATGTTAAAGTTGGTTCTGGAGCATTTATGAAAAACTTAAAAACAGCTGAAGAGTTAGCAAAAACTATGATTGATATTGGAGATTCTTTTGATAGAAAAGTAGTAACTTTATTAACAGATATGGATCAACCACTTGGATATGCTGTTGGAAATGCTAATGAAATAATTGAAGCGATTGAAACTTTAAAAGGAAGAGGACCAAAAGATTTCACTGAGCTTGTAGAAACAATAGTTGCGACTGCTCTTCAAATTAAAGGTGATGTTAAGTCTTTAGAAGAAGGAAAAGAGAAGGTTGCTGAAGTTATATCTAATGGTGCAGCTATTCAACACTTAAAAGATTTCATAGAAGCAGCAGGAGGAAATCCAAAATTAGTTGATGACTATACATTACTTCCAAAGTTTAAATCAGAATATGAGTTTAAAGCTAAAAAATCAGGATGGATTTCTAAGATTGAAGCTGAAGAGATCGGAAAAGCAGCAATGGTTTTAGGAGCTGGAAGAGCGACTAAAGATGATATAATTGATCATTCTGTTGGAGTTTTATTAACTAAAAAAGTTGGAGACTATGTTGAAGCGGGAGAAGTTTTAGCTTTTGTTCAACACAATGATAAAAATTTAGAATCATCTATTAGATTTTTAGAAGGTGCTTATACAATAGTGGATGAAAAAGTAGAAAAAAATAAAGTAATTCTAGAAATTTTATCTAATATTGGGTTATAA
- a CDS encoding Crp/Fnr family transcriptional regulator, whose translation MKKIEQYINFYNLDDILIKEVHEKLLIKHYKKGEYILEAHKGTNSIYFIVEGTVEVSCILDNGNQICLNILRPLEIFGDIEYINKEEVLFDVVAKSDVAVILLPFQLAKDYLEDNINFWRFLAIEGNKKLLNTNRAIFYKSTLKAKDIFIKYLEDNGGEITFKSLDELSGRLNISYRNLTRIIKFYINKGTIVKDRNFIKIL comes from the coding sequence ATGAAAAAAATAGAACAATACATAAACTTTTATAATTTAGACGATATTTTAATTAAAGAAGTTCATGAAAAATTATTAATAAAACATTATAAAAAAGGAGAGTATATTTTAGAAGCTCATAAAGGAACTAATAGCATCTATTTTATAGTAGAAGGAACTGTTGAGGTTTCTTGTATTCTTGATAATGGAAATCAAATATGTTTAAATATACTTAGACCTTTAGAAATCTTTGGAGATATTGAATACATTAATAAAGAGGAAGTATTATTTGATGTAGTTGCTAAAAGTGATGTGGCAGTTATTCTTCTACCTTTTCAATTAGCAAAAGACTATCTTGAAGATAATATTAACTTTTGGAGATTTTTAGCTATTGAAGGGAACAAAAAACTTTTAAATACAAATAGAGCTATATTTTATAAAAGTACTTTAAAAGCAAAAGATATTTTTATAAAATATCTTGAAGATAATGGAGGAGAAATAACTTTTAAATCTCTAGATGAACTTTCTGGTAGACTTAATATAAGCTATAGAAACCTAACTAGAATAATTAAATTTTATATTAATAAAGGTACCATAGTTAAGGATAGAAATTTTATTAAAATTTTATAG
- a CDS encoding iron-containing alcohol dehydrogenase produces MKNFIYDVPTRVLFGDGQVSNVGKEVKKHASKILLLYGKNSIKKNGLYDEVIKFLTEENIEIIELSGVDPNPRIETVREGADLCRKHNLELVLAVGGGSTIDCAKGIAAQTKYHGDIWKDLCVDKKFNLLTEALPVASILTLAATGSEMNGNSVLSNSKENLKLGFNSYILRPVFSILDPTYTFSVNKYQTAAGAVDIMSHLFEQYFSPDKKGYLQSRIMEGLLKTVIHYAPIAYENPTNYDARANIMWASSLSLNGLTSAGKESTDWATHQMEHELSAKYDITHGVGLGILTPYWMEYVLDKENVHRFVEYANNVWGIFGDDDFQVAKKVITKTREFFNSLDIPSTLTDIGIDSSKFEDMATSATRLGPIGTMKKLEYKDVLEILTMAL; encoded by the coding sequence ATGAAAAATTTTATTTATGATGTTCCAACGAGAGTTCTATTTGGAGATGGGCAAGTATCAAATGTAGGAAAAGAAGTTAAAAAACATGCAAGTAAAATTTTACTTCTTTATGGGAAAAATAGTATTAAAAAAAATGGATTATATGATGAGGTTATAAAGTTTTTAACTGAAGAAAACATTGAAATTATTGAACTTTCTGGAGTTGATCCTAATCCTAGAATTGAAACAGTTAGAGAAGGAGCTGATCTTTGTAGAAAACACAATTTAGAATTAGTTTTAGCTGTTGGAGGTGGAAGTACTATCGATTGTGCAAAGGGAATCGCTGCTCAAACTAAATATCATGGAGATATTTGGAAAGACCTTTGTGTGGATAAAAAATTTAATCTATTAACTGAAGCACTACCTGTAGCTTCTATCTTAACTCTTGCTGCAACAGGAAGCGAAATGAATGGGAATAGTGTCTTATCTAACTCAAAAGAAAATTTAAAATTAGGATTTAACAGTTATATTTTAAGACCTGTTTTTTCTATACTTGACCCAACTTATACTTTTTCAGTTAACAAATATCAAACTGCAGCTGGTGCTGTAGATATAATGAGTCATCTTTTTGAACAATATTTTTCACCAGATAAAAAAGGTTATCTGCAATCTCGTATAATGGAAGGTCTTTTAAAAACAGTTATTCATTATGCACCAATTGCTTATGAAAATCCTACTAATTATGATGCAAGAGCCAATATTATGTGGGCAAGTTCTTTATCATTAAATGGATTAACATCTGCTGGAAAAGAATCTACTGATTGGGCAACACATCAAATGGAACACGAACTAAGTGCTAAGTATGATATAACACATGGTGTTGGTTTAGGAATTTTAACACCTTATTGGATGGAGTATGTTCTTGATAAAGAAAATGTTCATAGATTTGTAGAATATGCCAATAATGTTTGGGGTATTTTTGGAGACGATGATTTCCAAGTTGCTAAAAAAGTAATCACAAAAACAAGAGAATTTTTTAATTCCTTAGATATTCCATCTACTCTAACAGATATAGGAATTGATAGTTCAAAATTTGAAGATATGGCAACTAGCGCAACAAGATTAGGCCCAATTGGAACTATGAAAAAATTAGAATATAAAGATGTATTAGAGATATTAACAATGGCTTTATAA
- a CDS encoding VanZ family protein — protein MSRTRLFRFISIATMILIFWFSHQNGEESLKQSNFILQYLKDFLEIFGLDVRKLAHFTIYLILGSSYFLSFKVLDKKSVLISIILTFLYACTDEFHQGFIPGRGPAIKDVLIDTLGGSLGIISIFLFFNFNKNPIIKLNKKK, from the coding sequence ATGAGTCGAACAAGATTATTTAGATTTATTTCTATTGCTACTATGATTTTGATTTTCTGGTTTTCTCATCAAAATGGTGAAGAATCTTTAAAACAATCTAATTTTATACTTCAATATTTAAAAGATTTTCTAGAGATATTTGGTTTAGATGTTAGAAAGTTAGCACATTTTACAATATACCTAATCTTAGGTAGTAGCTATTTTTTAAGTTTCAAAGTTTTAGATAAAAAATCTGTTTTAATAAGTATAATTTTAACATTTTTATATGCTTGTACAGATGAATTTCACCAAGGATTTATACCAGGAAGAGGACCAGCAATAAAAGATGTATTAATAGATACGTTAGGGGGAAGTTTAGGAATAATATCAATATTTTTATTTTTTAATTTCAATAAAAATCCTATAATCAAATTAAATAAGAAAAAATAA
- a CDS encoding sensor domain-containing diguanylate cyclase, which yields MFKNILLDNLTIGILVLDSNLEVKYLNKKMRNILKEQNIDEKRLNLSVKEFSLIENYQVRTYDIEVENEKFVQMEFHEIMEKSEYKLVTMLDTVQDFIFYLDSKGRIEYFNESYANYLGKSYLEIIGKKESEFFPKKMAEKCEINNRKALENGNFYEEEKFQGRWYQTFKSRVDLGNDKYGILGMIKEITDSKKKTLDLKEKVYKDLLTGLYNRNFYEEKINKLLENKKNTIFSMMILDIDKFKEINDNNGHDIGDLVLKKISEILKRNVRKSNDFIIRIGGDELSIIIDGTLEDLEKIYERIQKDLEKENLSNDLKFSVSVGMAERYENESLNSLYKKADIELYKMKDKKQKIK from the coding sequence ATGTTTAAAAATATATTATTAGACAATCTGACAATAGGAATATTAGTTTTAGATAGTAACTTAGAAGTTAAATATTTAAATAAAAAAATGAGAAATATTTTAAAAGAGCAGAATATTGACGAAAAACGTTTAAATTTGTCAGTAAAAGAATTTAGTTTAATTGAAAATTATCAAGTAAGAACTTACGATATAGAAGTAGAAAATGAGAAGTTTGTCCAAATGGAATTCCATGAAATAATGGAAAAATCTGAATATAAATTAGTAACAATGTTAGATACAGTTCAAGATTTCATATTTTATTTAGATTCAAAAGGTAGAATAGAGTATTTCAATGAATCTTATGCAAATTATCTAGGCAAATCTTATTTAGAGATAATTGGAAAAAAAGAGAGTGAATTTTTTCCAAAAAAGATGGCAGAGAAGTGTGAAATTAACAACAGAAAAGCTTTAGAAAATGGGAATTTTTATGAAGAGGAAAAATTTCAAGGAAGGTGGTATCAAACATTTAAATCTAGAGTTGACTTAGGAAATGATAAGTATGGTATTTTAGGAATGATAAAAGAGATTACAGATTCTAAAAAGAAAACATTAGATTTGAAAGAGAAAGTTTATAAAGATCTTTTAACTGGACTATATAATAGAAATTTTTATGAAGAAAAAATAAATAAACTTTTAGAAAATAAAAAAAACACTATTTTTTCAATGATGATTCTAGATATTGATAAATTTAAAGAGATAAATGATAATAACGGTCATGATATTGGTGATCTAGTTTTAAAAAAAATATCTGAGATTTTAAAAAGAAATGTAAGAAAATCAAATGATTTCATAATTCGAATAGGTGGAGATGAATTGTCAATAATTATAGATGGGACTTTAGAGGATTTAGAAAAAATTTATGAAAGAATACAAAAAGATTTAGAAAAAGAGAATTTATCAAATGATTTAAAATTTAGTGTTAGTGTAGGAATGGCAGAAAGATATGAAAATGAAAGTTTAAATAGTTTATATAAAAAAGCGGACATTGAATTATATAAAATGAAAGATAAAAAACAAAAAATAAAATAA
- a CDS encoding ABC transporter substrate-binding protein, protein MKKKIMAALIAISLLSLGGCKEEQIENKTKIIIPIKVGFNSIAPDTDVSAATKEVIRNMNTGLIRFDPNSKTLVPALAESYEIKNNGRSYIFKLRNDITFHNKQKITPEDVKYSFERVAGTNSGKAIVGEWNKKLESINILDTNTIEINIKDTEHSSSDIYNITDVSIIPKGISESELEKNPIGAGPYKFVEYIPGQKIVLEAFEDYYLGAPEIKEVEFKVYKEGASRLLSFKNGEIDFLPLNLESLKEVTKDKNIEVVSSLGNDVNILYLNNSFKPFQNKKVRQAIWEAIDMDRIIENLALPKAEKLYTHMSPYLKEFYKNGLEKNYPYNPETAKELLKEAGYSNLSFTLTTISENTFENDLALFIKEDLSKIGVNVSINPIPWGQYLPEVYKGHKYEAALLRVAGYPDPQRILQRYKTNYSSNMGNYSNKKVDELLLEATETYDTQRKIEIYKEIQKLLNEDIASVYLMDQGVAVALSSKYTGYKTYPFAFIDVSTIKLKKINK, encoded by the coding sequence ATGAAAAAGAAAATTATGGCTGCTTTAATAGCAATATCACTACTTTCTTTAGGTGGATGTAAGGAAGAACAAATTGAGAATAAAACAAAAATAATAATTCCTATTAAAGTCGGATTTAACTCAATCGCTCCAGATACTGATGTTTCGGCTGCTACAAAAGAGGTCATTAGAAATATGAATACTGGATTAATTCGATTTGATCCTAACTCTAAAACTCTCGTTCCCGCTTTAGCTGAATCTTATGAAATTAAAAATAATGGACGAAGCTATATTTTCAAACTAAGAAATGATATTACATTTCATAATAAGCAAAAAATTACTCCTGAAGATGTTAAATACTCTTTTGAAAGAGTCGCTGGGACAAATAGTGGAAAAGCCATTGTTGGAGAATGGAATAAAAAATTAGAAAGTATAAACATATTAGATACTAATACTATTGAGATAAATATAAAAGATACTGAACATAGTAGCTCTGATATATATAATATTACTGATGTTTCTATTATACCAAAAGGAATTAGCGAAAGCGAATTAGAAAAAAATCCAATTGGAGCAGGACCATATAAATTTGTTGAATATATCCCTGGACAAAAAATTGTGTTAGAGGCTTTTGAAGACTATTATTTAGGTGCTCCTGAAATAAAAGAGGTTGAATTTAAAGTCTATAAAGAAGGAGCTAGTAGACTTCTTTCATTTAAAAATGGTGAAATCGATTTTCTTCCTTTAAATTTAGAATCTTTAAAAGAAGTTACAAAAGATAAAAATATAGAAGTGGTATCATCTTTAGGTAATGATGTTAATATTTTATATTTAAATAACTCTTTTAAACCTTTCCAAAATAAAAAAGTTAGACAAGCTATTTGGGAAGCTATTGATATGGATAGAATTATTGAAAATTTAGCTTTACCTAAAGCTGAAAAGTTATATACACATATGTCTCCATATTTAAAAGAATTTTATAAGAATGGACTAGAAAAAAATTATCCCTATAATCCAGAAACTGCTAAAGAGCTTCTAAAAGAAGCTGGTTACAGTAACTTAAGTTTTACTTTAACAACTATTTCAGAAAATACTTTTGAAAATGATTTAGCTCTTTTTATTAAAGAGGATTTATCTAAAATTGGTGTTAATGTAAGTATTAATCCAATTCCATGGGGACAGTATCTTCCAGAAGTTTACAAAGGTCATAAATATGAAGCTGCTCTTTTAAGAGTTGCAGGATACCCTGATCCACAAAGAATTCTTCAAAGATATAAGACAAATTACTCTTCAAATATGGGGAATTATTCAAATAAAAAAGTGGATGAACTTTTATTAGAAGCGACTGAAACTTATGATACTCAAAGAAAAATTGAAATTTATAAAGAGATTCAAAAATTGTTAAATGAAGATATTGCATCTGTTTATTTAATGGATCAGGGAGTCGCCGTAGCTCTCTCATCTAAATATACAGGATATAAAACATACCCTTTTGCTTTTATAGATGTTTCAACTATAAAATTAAAAAAAATTAATAAGTAG
- a CDS encoding ABC transporter permease: MIYLKKFFSSIITIFIVSLIIFLLFESLPGDPVLIRLGIESDPILEARLREELGLNAPFYIRFFKWCFQLLKGDLGNSFSYSSYTVVELIKSRFLTTFIITISTLVIVLVTSIPLGTILAKNHKFKTFKFLKVFSQIGFSIPAFWTAIVLMYIFSLKLKLLPTLGSVNWNRYPITSLKSLILPILTLSISKVPLVSHYLCNSMIEESSKDYVRVAKSKGLNQNEIYKKHILRNSLISVITVIGMITIYLITGTIVIENVFALPGLGTLLMEGISRKDYPLVQGIVLYISFSVILINFIIDIMYSIIDPRIRKEGEKR; encoded by the coding sequence TTGATATACTTAAAAAAATTTTTTTCATCTATTATTACTATTTTTATAGTATCTTTAATTATTTTTTTACTTTTTGAATCATTACCTGGAGACCCAGTTTTAATTAGACTAGGAATTGAAAGTGATCCTATTTTAGAAGCTCGTTTGAGAGAGGAGCTTGGCTTAAATGCTCCTTTTTATATTCGATTTTTTAAATGGTGTTTTCAACTTTTAAAAGGAGATTTAGGTAACTCTTTTTCTTATTCTAGTTATACTGTTGTTGAACTAATAAAGTCTAGATTTTTAACTACTTTTATAATTACAATTTCAACTTTAGTAATTGTATTGGTTACATCTATACCATTAGGAACAATTTTAGCTAAAAATCATAAGTTTAAGACTTTTAAATTTTTAAAAGTTTTTTCTCAAATTGGGTTTTCAATCCCTGCGTTTTGGACTGCAATAGTTTTAATGTATATCTTCTCATTAAAGCTAAAACTTCTTCCTACTTTAGGAAGTGTTAATTGGAATAGATACCCAATTACATCTTTAAAATCTCTTATTCTCCCGATACTTACTCTTAGCATAAGTAAGGTGCCTTTAGTCAGTCACTACCTTTGTAATAGTATGATTGAGGAAAGTTCAAAGGATTATGTTCGAGTAGCAAAAAGTAAAGGTTTAAATCAAAATGAGATATATAAAAAACATATATTAAGAAACTCTTTGATTAGTGTTATCACTGTAATTGGTATGATTACGATTTATCTTATTACTGGAACTATCGTTATTGAAAATGTTTTTGCATTACCAGGATTAGGAACCCTTTTAATGGAAGGAATAAGTCGAAAAGATTATCCACTTGTTCAAGGTATTGTTCTTTATATAAGTTTTTCTGTTATTTTGATAAATTTTATTATAGATATTATGTATTCTATTATCGATCCAAGAATTAGAAAAGAAGGAGAAAAAAGATGA